The segment CAAAAGGTTACGAGCTTGTAAGAGCTACACCTATGGATGAAGTAGAGGATGGTAAGTTCACACTTATCGGTCCTGATCTTTCAGAAATGGAAGAGGGATCAAGACATCCGTTCGCAATGATCTACAAGATCGCAGGAGAGCTTGTGGAAGAAGACCTTGAGTCTATCGTCGAACGTAGGAACCACGATTTCCAGAACTACATCCAGGGTTTAATGCACCTGAACCAGCGTTACGATGTATGGATACGTGTCAGCAAGGATGCTGTGGCTAAGGGTTTAACATCCTTTGAGCCAATAGCACAGGCTGTTATGATGCTCTTCAAGAACGAACTTCCATTCATAGAGAAGGTCGAAGCTGTCTATGTGACTGATCTTGCAGAGATCGAGAAAGAGATGGACAACGTAAAGGCCATCTACAAGTCAAGAGATGACAGGACACGTGACCTGCACGATGAGGATGTAGACACATTCTATGGCTGCAGTCTCTGTCAGTCATTTGCTCCATCCAACGTTTGTGTTATCACACCAGACAGGATCTCACTTTGTGGTGCTATCAACTGGTTCGATGGTCGTGCAGCAGCAAAGGTCGACCCTGAAGGTCCGCAGTTCGCGATTCCTAAGGGCGATGTGATCGATGCTGAATCCGGTGAATTCTCCGGTGTTAACGAGGTCGCAAAGTCACTTTCAAGCGGTGAATATGACCGTATCAAACTTCACTCTTTCTTTGAATATCCACACACATCATGTGGTTGCTTCGAGGTAGTAGGTTTCTACATACCTGAGGTCGATGGTATTGGCTGGGTAGACAGGGATTATGCAGGCACTGCACCAAATGGTCTTCCATTCTCTACAATGGCAGGTCAGACCGGTGGTGGAAAGCAGGTATCTGGTTTCCTTGGTGTCGGTATGAATTATTTCAGATCACCAAAGTTCATTCAGGCTGATGGCGGATGGGACCGTGTCGTATGGATGCCAAAACACCTGAAAGACCGTGTACTTTCTGACATACCTGCTGAGATCGCTGATAAGGTTGCAACCGAAGAAGATGCTCCGGACCTTGATTCAC is part of the Methanococcoides orientis genome and harbors:
- the cdhC gene encoding CO dehydrogenase/CO-methylating acetyl-CoA synthase complex subunit beta, producing the protein MAEEFPFEISPMFEGERIRKDGMHVELSGPKSKGYELVRATPMDEVEDGKFTLIGPDLSEMEEGSRHPFAMIYKIAGELVEEDLESIVERRNHDFQNYIQGLMHLNQRYDVWIRVSKDAVAKGLTSFEPIAQAVMMLFKNELPFIEKVEAVYVTDLAEIEKEMDNVKAIYKSRDDRTRDLHDEDVDTFYGCSLCQSFAPSNVCVITPDRISLCGAINWFDGRAAAKVDPEGPQFAIPKGDVIDAESGEFSGVNEVAKSLSSGEYDRIKLHSFFEYPHTSCGCFEVVGFYIPEVDGIGWVDRDYAGTAPNGLPFSTMAGQTGGGKQVSGFLGVGMNYFRSPKFIQADGGWDRVVWMPKHLKDRVLSDIPAEIADKVATEEDAPDLDSLRSFLTDKEHPIVERWESEEEPEAEEDVEEEAATFAAPAMMQAAMPMQGMPMMMPPSSGTGGVKIILKNAKVSIDKVIIQKKE